A single genomic interval of Coccidioides posadasii str. Silveira chromosome 1, complete sequence harbors:
- the RAD54 gene encoding DNA-dependent ATPase protein rad54 (EggNog:ENOG410PG5P~COG:L~BUSCO:1597at33183) codes for MRRGATFVVKPLHDPCGEFAIVLYDPTVDEKPEFKPETEQKQNEEAAKPKLNEPLVHKSLAEILGIKKNVEERPKVPVVIDPRLAKVLRPHQVEGVKFLYRCTTGLIDPNANGCIMADEMGLGKTLQCITLLWTLLKQSPEAGKPTVQKVVIACPATLVGNWANELVKWLGKDAVNPFVIDGKASKAELTSQLRQWAIASGRQVVRPVLIVSYETLRLNVGELKETPIGLLLCDEGHRLKNGESQTFTALNGLNVARRVLLSGTPIQNDLSEYYSLLNFTNPGVLGSRSEFHKRFEMPILRGRDADGTEEERKKGDECLAELLGIVNKFIIRRSNDILSKYLPVKYEHVVFCNLAPFQMDLYNHFIQSPDIKSLLRGKGSQPLKAIGILKKLCNHPDLLNLSADLPGSEQLFPDDYVPPEGRGRDRDVKSWYSGKMMVLDRMLARIRQDTNDKIVLISNYTQTLDLFEKLCRSRGYGSLRLDGTMTVKKRQKLVDRFNDPDGEEFVFLLSSKAGGCGINLVGANRLVLFDPDWNPAADQQALARVWRDGQKKDCFVYRFIATGSIEEKIFQRQSHKQLLSSCVVDSAEDVERHFSLDSLRELFQFKPGTTSDTHDTFKCKRCRPDGTQFIKAPAMLYGDTSSWNHLVNNGDKGPMSKIQDLLLRQETSEKDVSAVFQYISH; via the exons ATGAGAAGGGGTGCCACCTTCGTTGTGAAACCTCTCCATGATCCGTGTGGAGAGTTTGCTATTGTCCTTTACGACCCTACTGTGGACGAGAAGCCGGAATTCAAGCCCGAAACTGAACAAAAGCAAAACGAGGAAGCAGCTAAACCTAAGTTGAATGAGCCTCTTGTCCACAAGAGCCTAGCTGAGATTTTGGGTATAAAAAAGAATGTCGAGGAACGACCAAAAGTTCCGGTAGTTATCGACCCCAGGCTTGCTAAAGTCCTTCGGCCACATCAAGTCGAAGGCGTTAAG TTTCTATACCGCTGTACGACCGGATTAATCGATCCAAACGCAAATGGTTGCATCATGGCTGATGAAATGGGTCTCGGGAAAACG TTACAATGCATAACGTTGCTGTGGACTCTCCTTAAGCAGTCGCCCGAAGCTGGTAAGCCAACTGTTCAAAAAGTTGTAATCGCCTGTCCAGCAACCCTTGTGGGAAATTGGGCCAATGAATTAGTGAAATGGCTCGGAAAGGATGCTGTCAATCCATTTGTAATTGACGGCAAAGCTTCGAAAGCGGAACTCACATCACAACTTCGACAATGGGCTATTGCCTCCGGACGACAAGTGGTCCGACCTGTTCTGATAGTGTCCTATGAGACTTTGAGACTTAATGTAGGGGAGCTGAAGGAGACCCCAATTGGCCTTCTTCTATGTGATGAGGGCCACCGCTTGAAAAACGGAGAGAGCCAAACATTTACCGCATTGAACGGTCTAAATGTGGCGCGCCGCGTCCTCCTTTCCGGAACACCAATCCAGAACGACCTCTCCGAGTACTATTCTCTCCTGAATTTCACCAACCCTGGCGTGCTTGGGAGCAGGAGTGAATTCCATAAGCGATTTGAAATGCCTATTCTCCGGGGTAGGGACGCCGACGGAAcagaagaggagagaaaaaaaggtgaCGAATGCTTGGCGGAACTTCTTGGGATCGTGAATAAATTCATCATTCGGAGATCAAACGACATCCTCTCCAAATATTTGCCGGTCAAGTATGAGCATGTTGTCTTTTGCAACTTGGCACCGTTTCAGATGGACCTATATAATCATTTCATTCAGAGCCCTGATATCAAAAGTTTACTGCGGGGTAAGGGAAGCCAGCCGCTGAAAGCTATTGGCATTTTGAAAAAACTCTGCAACCATCCGGATCTCTTGAACTTGTCCGCGGACCTTCCCGGAAGCGAACAGCTTTTCCCTGATGATTATGTCCCGCCAGAAGGTCGAGGTCGCGACCGTGATGTCAAATCATGGTATTCAGGTAAAATGATGGTGTTGGATCGTATGTTGGCACGCATCCGCCAAGATACAAATGACAAAATCGTTTTGATTAGCAACTACACACAGACTTTGGACCTTTTTGAGAAACTGTGTCGGTCACGCGGGTATGGAAGTTTGCGGCTTGATGGTACGATGACCGTCAAAAAGCGGCAGAAATTAGTTGACAGGTTCAACGATCCTGATGGCGAGGAATTTGTGTTTTTGCTTAGTAGTAAAGCTGGAGGTTGTGGCATCAACTTGGTCGGAGCTAACCGTCTTGTCTTGTTCGATCCGGATTGGAACCCTGCGGCAGATCAGCAGGCTCTTGCTCGAGTTTGGCGTGATGGTCAGAAGAAAGATTGTTTTGTATACCGGTTTATCGCCACAGGAAGCATCGAGGAGAAGATTTTCCAGAGGCAGTCCCACAAGCAATTGCTATCGTCGTGTGTTGTGGATTCCGCCGAAGATGTCGAGCGCCATTTCAGCTTGGACTCTTTGCGAGAGCTGTTTCAGTTTAAGCCTGGAACCACCAGCGATACCCATGATACATTTAAGTGTAAACGATGTCGTCCCGATGGAACGCAGTTCATCAAAGCTCCAGCCATGCTTTACGGCGACACGAGCAGCTGGAATCACCTTGTCAACAATGGGGACAAAGGTCCAATGAGTAAGATTCAGGATCTACTATTGAGACAAGAGACATCCGAGAAAGATGTCAGCGCTGTATTCCAATATATCAGCCATTGA
- a CDS encoding uncharacterized protein (BUSCO:49967at4751~EggNog:ENOG410PFWP~COG:L~BUSCO:1525at33183) — translation MATAIYVDPAIQRLLNDKLYDKRKQGALELERVIREAVAKGDHVRIRGIIDQLCRDYAYAVHQPHARNGGLIGLAAAAIALGSEEVAPYLTSIVPPVLACFTCQDARVRYYACESMYNIAKVAKGEILLYFNDIFDALCKLASDSELSVKNGAELLDRLVKDIVADSAASYVSVLEASPKDQDENEEELLEPPTAFSLARFIPLLRERIHVNSPFTRNFLVSWLTLLDTIPDLELVTYLPAFLAGLFKFLNDPNGDVHTATQGLLERFLGEIKKIARIKKGIAESRRDRDTGQSKDSMSSDSMSVSSERSDINEPSENAIADSESGTVNDDQTINVYGDWVPGQDIHVDHPKILEILVGFVDTAFDEEIQLTALRWIDSFFEISPEDILQFVPRLLSQVLPALSSGSEQVCQAASRVNNSLMQYIVSLPEEPTNDSRLTPPPRTSTTNSKDSNERRGSNPMGKLPSSTPGQRPSRPQSTEITPQSTEQQAQPQPAADLDYAAAVNALTLQFLNENEATRVAALTWLIMLHRKAPRKVLAFHDGTFPALLKTLSDPAEAVVTRDLQLLSQISRNSEDSYFTSFMVNLLQLFSTDRKLLEIRGNLIIRQLCMNLSPERIYRTLADCLEKEEDIEFASIMVQNLNNNLITAPELADLRKRLRNLESKEGQTLFMALFRSWCHNAVSTFSLCLLAQAYEQAYHLLQIFAELEMTVNMLIQIDKLVQLLESPVFTYLRLQLLEPEKYPYLYKCLYGVLMLLPQSSAFAALKNRLNSVSNIGLFHTVPRTPGIGGSSTPLSYERPTGRLKREESVIRWVDLLDKFKIVQERSRRSRGLGQREFESEKYPSSMAVGLASAALADSNSGREKNEASGGGAGARSGETGAPQKGAGHKARSSLGNFGRLSSIGQRKLKK, via the exons ATGGCAACTGCGATTTATGTGGATCCAGCTATCCAGCGACTCTTAAATGACAAGCTTTATGACAAGAGGAAACAGGGTGCCTTAGA GCTCGAAAGAGTGATTCGAGAAGCCGTCGCAAAGGGAGATCATGTTAGAATTAGAGGAATAATCGATCAGCTATGCCGCGACTATGCCTACGCCGTTCATCAGCCTCACGCGAGAAATGGGGGGTTGATAGGGTTAGCTGCAGCGGCTATTGCGTTGGGATCA GAGGAAGTTGCACCCTACCTTACGTCTATCGTTCCTCCAGTTCTCGCCTGTTTTACCTGCCAGGATGCTCGCGTCAGATACTACGCCTGCGAGAGCATGTACAACATTGCGAAAGTGGCGAAGGGAGAGATATTACTATATTTCAATGATATATTTGATGCTTTATGCAAA CTGGCTTCGGACTCAGAATTATCTGTGAAGAACGGTGCTGAGCTTCTGGATCGCCTAGTCAAAGACATTGTAGCTGATTCCGCTGCTTCCTACGTTTCGGTGCTGGAGGCATCTCCCAAGGATCAGGATGAGAACGAGGAGGAGCTCTTGGAACCTCCAACAGCGTTCTCGCTGGCAAGATTCATTCCTCTCCTCAGAGAACGAATCCATGTCAACAGTCCATTCACACGCAATTTTTTGGTTTCTTGGCTAACCTTGCTTGATACAATACCTGATTTGGAGCTTGTTACCTATCTGCCAGCGTTTTTGGCAGGCTTATTTAAATTCCTTAACGATCCTAATGGGGATGTTCACACTGCCACCCAGGGGCTACTTGAACGGTTTCTTGGGGAAATTAAGAAGATCGCTCGAATTAAAAAGGGAATCGCCGAGAGTCGACGTGATCGTGATACCGGCCAGTCCAAAGATTCGATGTCAAGTGACAGCATGAGTGTGAGTTCTGAACGGAGCGATATAAATGAGCCGAGTGAAAATGCGATTGCGGATTCAGAGTCCGGGACAGTGAATGATGATCAGACTATCAATGTCTATGGTGACTGGGTTCCTGGACAAGACATTCATGTCGACCATCCCAAAATCCTGGAGATTTTAGTTGGGTTTGTTGACACTGCTTTTG ACGAGGAGATTCAGTTGACGGCACTACGCTGGATTGATAGCTTTTTCGAAATAAGTCCCGAAGACATCCTCCAATTTGTTCCGCGGCTACTTTCACAAGTCCTACCTGCACTGTCAAGTGGATCAGAACAAGTATGCCAGGCTGCAAGCCGTGTGAACAACTCTCTTATGCAGTACATTGTCTCTTTACCGGAGGAACCCACTAATGATAGTCGATTAACGCCGCCTCCTCGAACTTCAACAACGAACTCTAAGGACTCAAATGAACGTAGAGGATCAAATCCCATGGGGAAACTTCCAAGTTCCACACCAGGACAACGACCCTCGCGTCCTCAGTCAACGGAAATAACCCCACAAAGTACCGAACAGCAGGCCCAACCCCAGCCAGCAGCAGATCTCGATTATGCAGCAGCAGTGAATGCGTTAACCCTCCAATTTCTCAATGAGAACGAAGCGACCAGGGTGGCTGCCCTTACATGGCTGATAATGTTGCACAGGAAGGCTCCTCGAAAGGTTCTAGCATTCCACGATGGAACGTTCCCAGCATTACTCAAAACCCTCTCGGACCCTGCTGAGGCTGTGGTGACGCGTGACCTTCAGCTCCTCTCCCAAATTTCAAGGAATAGCGAAGATAGCTATTTTACCTCTTTCATGGTGAATTTATTGCAGCTCTTTTCTACAGATCGAAAGCTTCTCGAAATTCGCGGCAACCTTATCATCAGGCAACTTTGTATGAATCTTAGCCCCGAGCGCATCTATAGGACTCTTGCAGATTGTctagaaaaggaagaa GACATTGAATTCGCCAGCATTATGGTCCAGAATCTAAATAACAACCTCATTACAGCACCTGAACTGGCAGACCTCAGAAAACGATTAAGAAATCTGGAAAGCAAG GAGGGGCAAACGCTTTTCATGGCTTTATTCAGGTCATGGTGCCACAATGCCGTGTCAACGTTCTCGCTCTGCTTATTAGCCCAGGCTTACGAGCAAGCTTACCACCTTCTTCAAATCTT CGCTGAATTGGAGATGACAGTCAACATGCTTATCCAAATCGACAAGCTTGTTCAACTTCTAGAGTCACCAGTCTTCACAT ACCTTAGACTTCAACTTCTCGAGCCCGAAAAGTATCCATATCTTTACAAATGCCTCTACGGGGTGCTTATGCTTTTGCCACAAAGCTCGGCCTTTGCCGCTTTGAAAAACCGCCTCAATAGTGTGAGCAATATTGGTTTGTTCCATACTGTTCCCAGGAC TCCTGGAATTGGCGGTTCTTCTACACCGTTAAGCTACGAACGACCCACGGGCAGACTCAAACGAGAAGAAAGTGTAATCCGGTGGGTCGATCTATTGGATAAATTCAAGATAGTGCAAGAAAGATCGAGACGATCACGGGGATTGGGCCAGCGAGAATTTGAGTCAGAAAAATACCCTTCCTCTATGGCTGTGGGATTGGCTTCTGCCGCTCTGGCCGATTCAAACAGTGGAAGGGAGAAGAATGAGGCGTCCGGTGGCGGAGCTGGTGCTCGTTCGGGTGAAACGGGTGCGCCGCAGAAAGGGGCTGGACATAAGGCAAGATCATCGCTGGGGAATTTTGGTCGGCTGAGTAGTATCGGGCAGAGGAAGCTGAAGAAGTGA
- a CDS encoding uncharacterized protein (EggNog:ENOG410PSH8) — MNLLDKLHAKLELYRLEQRYARRKHRSTFTTGATYVDGEYVYANSTGSSPYSSTATVSKNYTGSGWRSSSSKFRWR, encoded by the exons ATGAACCTCCTCGATAAACTGCATGCTA AACTTGAACTCTACCGCCTTGAGCAGCGGTATGCCCGACGCAAACATCGGAGCACATTTACCACAGGAGCCACTTACGTTGACGGCGAATATGTTTACGCCAACAGCACTGGCTCGTCACCCTACTCCTCCACGGCGACTGTGTCCAAGAATTATACCGGTTCCGGGTGGAGATCATCCTCCAGCAAATTCCGATGGAGGTGA